A stretch of Geomonas oryzisoli DNA encodes these proteins:
- the cysS gene encoding cysteine--tRNA ligase: MALRVYNTLTGSKEEFVPINPGKVGMYVCGVTVYDHCHIGHARANVVFDMIYRYLQAKGLDVTYVRNYTDIDDKIINRANRDGVPYNEISERFIHEFDKDMARLMLQLPTFQPKATEHIPEIIALVERLIEKGYAYASGSDVFFRVDRFEGYLKLSKRNLEDMQAGARIEVDEKKEHPMDFALWKGAKPGEPYWESPWGQGRPGWHIECSAMSSKFLGDTFDIHGGGKDLIFPHHENEIAQSEAASGKPFVKYWLHNGFVNINSEKMSKSLGNFFTIKEVLERYDAEVLRFFLLSAHYRSPIDFSDQNLKESELGLERIYKALVGIDERLAAGTDHAPTEESAELDEKCRSIATRFSEAMDDDFNTAMALGHVFDLVRSINRALPVSPLELLARVKQEIANIAATLGVCDSVPAEYLQRMKDRKTSEMEIPVEEIEALIAERAEARKAKNFKRSDEIRDLLLEKNIVLLDSAQGTTWKVK, encoded by the coding sequence ATGGCTTTACGCGTCTACAACACCCTTACCGGCAGCAAGGAAGAATTCGTACCGATCAACCCGGGCAAGGTCGGCATGTATGTCTGCGGCGTAACGGTTTACGACCACTGCCACATCGGGCACGCCCGCGCCAACGTCGTCTTCGACATGATCTATCGTTACCTGCAGGCCAAGGGGCTCGATGTCACTTACGTCCGCAACTACACCGACATCGACGACAAGATCATCAACCGCGCCAACCGCGACGGCGTCCCCTACAATGAGATCTCCGAGCGCTTCATCCATGAGTTCGACAAGGACATGGCGCGGCTCATGCTGCAGCTCCCCACCTTCCAGCCCAAGGCAACCGAGCACATCCCCGAGATCATCGCGCTGGTTGAGCGGCTGATCGAGAAGGGATACGCCTACGCCTCCGGTTCGGACGTCTTCTTCCGCGTGGACCGCTTTGAAGGGTACCTGAAGCTCTCCAAGCGAAACCTCGAAGACATGCAGGCCGGCGCCCGCATCGAGGTGGACGAGAAGAAAGAGCACCCGATGGACTTCGCGCTCTGGAAAGGCGCCAAGCCGGGCGAGCCGTATTGGGAATCCCCGTGGGGCCAGGGGCGGCCGGGCTGGCACATCGAGTGCTCGGCGATGAGCTCCAAGTTCCTGGGGGATACCTTCGACATCCACGGCGGCGGCAAGGACCTCATCTTCCCGCACCATGAGAACGAGATTGCCCAGTCCGAGGCCGCGTCCGGCAAACCCTTCGTCAAGTACTGGCTTCACAACGGCTTTGTGAACATCAACTCCGAGAAGATGTCCAAGTCGCTGGGGAACTTCTTCACCATCAAGGAAGTGCTGGAGCGTTACGACGCCGAGGTGCTCCGCTTCTTCCTGCTCTCCGCACACTACCGCTCGCCGATCGACTTCTCCGATCAGAACCTGAAGGAAAGCGAGCTCGGGCTTGAGAGGATCTACAAGGCACTGGTCGGCATCGACGAGCGTCTGGCTGCCGGGACCGACCACGCCCCGACCGAGGAGAGCGCGGAGCTTGACGAGAAGTGCCGCAGCATCGCGACCCGCTTCAGCGAGGCGATGGACGACGACTTCAACACCGCCATGGCGCTTGGGCACGTCTTCGACCTGGTGCGCAGCATCAACCGCGCCCTGCCGGTCTCCCCGCTGGAGCTGCTCGCGCGGGTGAAGCAGGAGATTGCCAACATCGCCGCGACCCTCGGGGTATGCGATTCCGTGCCCGCCGAGTACCTGCAGCGCATGAAGGACCGCAAGACTTCGGAGATGGAGATCCCGGTCGAGGAGATCGAGGCGCTCATCGCCGAACGCGCCGAGGCCCGCAAGGCCAAGAACTTCAAACGCAGCGACGAGATCAGGGACCTGCTCCTGGAGAAGAACATCGTGCTCCTGGACAGCGCGCAGGGGACTACCTGGAAAGTGAAATAA
- a CDS encoding ribbon-helix-helix protein, CopG family: MGRMRENPRYNVISMRISDAERETLEAIMDSTKKSVSDIMREAMELVKARSAEMNQKAA, translated from the coding sequence ATGGGCAGAATGAGAGAGAACCCGAGGTACAATGTCATTTCCATGAGGATCAGCGACGCAGAGCGTGAGACCCTCGAAGCAATCATGGACTCCACCAAGAAAAGCGTTTCCGACATCATGAGGGAAGCGATGGAACTCGTGAAGGCACGCAGCGCCGAGATGAACCAGAAGGCGGCCTAG
- a CDS encoding sigma 54-interacting transcriptional regulator, producing MYPIVTITDQCRKCYSCVRSCPVKAIKVEKSYTEIIFERCIGCGNCLSNCPQHAKVIADNVVVTEALLTSGDPVVAVLGCSFPAFFHNCSPGQLSAGLRQLGFAEVHEGARGVELIAGEYRNAIDKAQLPLISSHCPAVVDLVERHYPQLIENLVGVVTHMVAMGRYLKHVLGEQVKVIYISSCIAGKFEVQAEQTKGAVDVLLTYRELESIFRERGIDLSALQEEPFDGRAPHMGRVFSLSQGSFQAFGINPDPLDTDIVTAEGEVNVMGIIKDLAAGRISPKLVDLRFCYDGCIGGPGRNKELTEFSRRNMVINHFRGETPYRVAPHYQKEWDINLSRTFSDKYAKLPTPKGGDVKKILQATNKFTQKDELNCRTCGYRTCREYAVAVFQGLADLEMCLPHNLQQLEEERGRLIQKYELAKRELDREYGDEFIVGSDGNTLEALDQIKQVGPTPTTVLIRGESGTGKELAARAIHRYSKRNDKPLVTVNCTTITDSLLESELFGHKKGSFTGAITEKKGLFEAADGGTIFLDEIGDITPKLQAELLRVLDLGEVRPVGGTVARRVDVRLIAATNKSLEDGVRDGWFREDLYYRLNVFSITMPPLRERVESIPQLAHYFLEKARNKLNKHIVGIEERAINAMVKYPWPGNIREMQNVIERAAVLTHDDIIKLGNLPLAFAESYADEGEDVIDLRSFKKEREPHVLRVEKKLIQRYLADAGGNVSKAAQLANIPRRTFYRLLAKHGLKGRTIRAREEEDE from the coding sequence ATGTATCCTATTGTAACCATTACCGACCAATGCCGAAAATGCTACTCATGCGTGCGCAGCTGCCCGGTGAAGGCGATCAAGGTGGAGAAGAGCTACACCGAGATCATCTTCGAGCGCTGCATCGGCTGCGGCAACTGCCTGAGCAACTGCCCGCAGCACGCCAAGGTCATCGCCGACAACGTGGTGGTGACCGAGGCGCTGCTTACCTCCGGTGACCCCGTCGTCGCCGTCCTGGGCTGCTCCTTCCCCGCTTTCTTCCACAACTGCTCTCCCGGCCAGCTTTCCGCCGGGCTGCGTCAGCTCGGTTTTGCCGAGGTGCATGAGGGGGCCCGCGGCGTGGAGCTGATCGCAGGCGAGTACAGAAACGCCATCGATAAAGCCCAGTTGCCGCTCATCTCTTCCCATTGCCCCGCCGTGGTCGATCTCGTGGAGCGGCACTACCCGCAGCTGATCGAGAACCTGGTCGGCGTGGTCACCCACATGGTCGCCATGGGGCGCTACCTCAAGCACGTGCTGGGCGAGCAGGTGAAAGTGATCTACATCAGCTCCTGCATCGCCGGGAAGTTCGAGGTGCAGGCGGAGCAGACCAAGGGCGCGGTGGACGTTCTGCTCACCTACCGTGAACTGGAGTCGATCTTCAGGGAGCGCGGCATCGACCTTTCCGCGTTGCAGGAGGAGCCGTTCGATGGCAGGGCGCCGCACATGGGGCGGGTCTTCTCGCTGTCCCAGGGCTCCTTCCAGGCGTTCGGCATCAATCCCGACCCGCTCGATACCGACATCGTCACCGCCGAAGGCGAAGTGAACGTAATGGGGATCATCAAGGACCTCGCCGCCGGGCGCATCAGCCCGAAGCTGGTCGACCTCCGGTTCTGCTACGACGGCTGCATCGGCGGTCCGGGGCGCAACAAGGAACTGACCGAGTTTTCACGGCGCAACATGGTGATCAACCACTTCAGGGGCGAGACCCCGTACCGCGTGGCGCCGCACTACCAGAAGGAGTGGGACATCAACCTGTCGCGCACCTTCTCGGACAAGTACGCCAAGCTCCCCACCCCGAAGGGTGGCGACGTGAAAAAGATCCTCCAGGCAACCAACAAGTTCACCCAGAAAGACGAGCTCAACTGCCGCACCTGCGGTTACCGTACCTGCCGCGAGTACGCGGTAGCGGTGTTCCAGGGGCTGGCGGACCTCGAGATGTGCCTGCCGCACAACCTGCAGCAGCTGGAGGAGGAGCGCGGGCGCCTGATCCAGAAGTACGAACTGGCCAAGAGGGAGTTGGACCGCGAGTACGGCGACGAGTTCATCGTGGGGAGCGACGGCAACACGCTGGAAGCGCTGGACCAGATCAAGCAGGTAGGTCCGACGCCGACCACGGTGCTGATCCGCGGCGAGTCCGGTACCGGTAAGGAACTGGCGGCGCGCGCCATCCACCGTTACAGCAAGAGAAACGACAAACCGCTGGTAACGGTCAACTGCACCACCATCACGGATTCGCTGCTGGAGAGCGAACTGTTCGGCCACAAGAAAGGCTCCTTCACCGGCGCCATCACCGAAAAGAAGGGCCTCTTCGAGGCGGCCGACGGCGGCACCATCTTCCTGGACGAGATCGGCGACATCACCCCCAAGCTTCAGGCGGAGCTGTTGCGCGTGCTCGACCTGGGCGAGGTCCGGCCGGTCGGCGGCACCGTGGCGCGCCGCGTCGACGTCCGCCTCATCGCGGCCACCAACAAGTCGCTGGAGGACGGGGTGCGCGACGGCTGGTTCCGCGAGGACCTCTACTACCGCTTGAACGTCTTCTCCATCACCATGCCGCCGCTTAGGGAACGGGTGGAGTCGATCCCGCAGCTCGCGCACTACTTCCTAGAGAAGGCGCGCAACAAGCTGAACAAGCACATCGTGGGGATCGAGGAGCGCGCCATCAACGCCATGGTCAAGTATCCCTGGCCGGGCAACATCAGGGAAATGCAGAACGTCATCGAGCGCGCCGCCGTCCTCACCCACGATGACATCATCAAGCTGGGCAACCTGCCGCTGGCCTTCGCCGAAAGCTACGCCGACGAGGGGGAGGATGTCATCGACCTGCGCTCGTTTAAAAAGGAGCGCGAGCCGCACGTACTGCGGGTCGAGAAGAAGCTGATCCAGCGTTACCTGGCCGACGCTGGAGGCAATGTGTCAAAAGCGGCACAACTTGCCAACATCCCCAGAAGGACCTTTTATCGTCTTTTGGCCAAGCATGGGTTGAAAGGGCGCACAATCCGCGCTCGGGAGGAAGAAGATGAGTGA
- a CDS encoding transglutaminase-like domain-containing protein has translation MTTTARFHFSLRLMAILALVLLPLQLLAAAPLPKLAAPPEGERWFSIIMGDDQVGFGQTTVTRTAGGYQISSRGSVKMKVMGFSREASSTESYQVAPDLTLRSFQVENRIDGSPVEISGDVTAKGITVRTHSANGNKERTLKVKGAVYPPHALNLYPLMQGAVPGKTYKIQYLDPEAVKVKQAKVEVVGPETLDGKQVVHLKNDLYTMVDNDIWVDFSGNVLKESVRDGLVLTLARDEAAARAELAEAAMDRKDLVYDFSLIRITPPLEHPERLQKLVVQITGIPAQQRLLQGAWQRAERQPDGSVIFVLPNPAPAAEELPTQADLQPGERTPSDNPEIVARMMAIVGDEKVAPAQKVARLTAWVATQIKADVIDSQSPLETLQKGRGNCQSHARLYASLARAAGIPTRFVSGLVYQGDGFLYHSWAESYLEGKWVSVDPTFNQVPADVTHIKLIEGDSLDELGSIAGMIGRARAKVLEKR, from the coding sequence ATGACAACCACGGCACGCTTTCATTTCTCACTACGGCTCATGGCGATACTGGCCCTGGTCCTCTTGCCGCTGCAACTCCTGGCGGCCGCCCCTCTTCCCAAGCTGGCCGCTCCGCCCGAGGGTGAGCGCTGGTTCAGCATCATCATGGGGGACGATCAGGTCGGTTTCGGCCAGACCACGGTGACCCGCACTGCCGGCGGCTACCAGATCTCCTCGCGCGGCAGTGTCAAAATGAAGGTCATGGGCTTCTCCCGGGAAGCCAGCTCGACCGAGTCGTACCAGGTGGCGCCCGACCTCACCCTGCGCTCGTTCCAGGTCGAAAACCGCATCGACGGCAGCCCGGTGGAGATCAGCGGGGACGTCACCGCAAAGGGGATCACGGTACGGACGCATTCGGCGAACGGGAACAAGGAGCGGACCCTGAAGGTCAAGGGAGCCGTCTACCCTCCGCACGCACTGAATCTCTACCCGCTCATGCAGGGCGCTGTGCCGGGGAAGACATACAAGATCCAGTACCTCGATCCGGAAGCGGTTAAGGTGAAGCAGGCGAAGGTCGAGGTGGTCGGCCCGGAAACGCTGGACGGAAAGCAGGTGGTCCACCTCAAGAACGACCTCTACACCATGGTCGACAACGACATATGGGTCGATTTCTCGGGGAACGTCCTGAAGGAATCGGTGCGGGACGGGCTGGTGCTCACGCTGGCCCGCGACGAGGCGGCGGCGCGGGCGGAACTGGCGGAAGCGGCCATGGACAGGAAGGACCTCGTGTACGACTTCAGCCTGATCCGGATCACCCCTCCACTGGAGCATCCCGAGCGGCTGCAAAAACTGGTAGTGCAGATCACCGGGATACCGGCCCAGCAGCGCCTGCTGCAGGGGGCGTGGCAACGTGCGGAGCGCCAGCCAGACGGCAGCGTCATCTTCGTCCTGCCCAACCCGGCCCCTGCCGCGGAAGAACTCCCCACCCAGGCGGACCTGCAACCCGGAGAGCGCACGCCCAGCGACAACCCGGAGATTGTCGCCCGCATGATGGCGATCGTGGGAGACGAGAAGGTGGCCCCGGCCCAAAAAGTGGCCCGACTGACGGCGTGGGTCGCCACGCAAATCAAAGCCGACGTCATCGATTCCCAGTCGCCGTTGGAAACACTGCAAAAAGGGCGCGGCAACTGTCAAAGCCACGCGCGGCTTTACGCCTCCCTGGCGCGGGCCGCCGGCATCCCGACCCGCTTCGTCTCCGGCCTTGTGTATCAAGGCGACGGGTTCCTGTACCACAGCTGGGCCGAAAGTTACCTGGAGGGGAAATGGGTTTCGGTCGACCCGACCTTCAACCAGGTCCCGGCCGACGTCACCCACATCAAGCTGATCGAGGGAGACTCGCTGGATGAATTGGGGAGCATCGCCGGCATGATCGGCAGGGCGCGGGCCAAGGTGCTCGAGAAGCGGTAG
- a CDS encoding energy-coupling factor ABC transporter ATP-binding protein has product MDQTRISVNLESYKYPDGTVALSDLRLNIARGEFAGILGSNGSGKTTLLKIMDGLIKGYRGEVLLDGDNVLRLHPRDIYRKVGLVFQNPDDQLFASNVFEDAAFGPRNMGCAEAEVKSRVEAALASVDMSEFAVKGIHNLSYGQKKRVCIAGLLAMGHEILLLDEPTAGLDPMGEYRMMELLTRLNRDQGVTIVMATHSVDLVPIFLHQLHILSKGKLVRGGAPEDVFTAPEELANVKLRLPHIAELIYQLKHEEGLPFTRLPLTIGEARREMVEAMSRKR; this is encoded by the coding sequence GTGGATCAAACCAGAATCTCCGTCAACCTCGAAAGCTATAAATACCCCGACGGCACCGTTGCCCTCTCCGACCTGCGCCTCAACATCGCCCGGGGCGAGTTTGCCGGCATCCTCGGCTCCAACGGCTCGGGAAAGACGACGCTGCTCAAGATCATGGACGGCCTGATCAAGGGGTATCGCGGCGAGGTGCTCCTTGACGGCGACAACGTGCTGCGTCTGCACCCGCGTGACATCTACCGCAAGGTCGGTCTCGTGTTCCAGAACCCCGACGACCAACTCTTCGCCAGCAACGTCTTCGAGGATGCCGCTTTCGGTCCGCGCAACATGGGATGCGCCGAAGCCGAGGTGAAAAGCCGAGTCGAAGCCGCCCTGGCCAGCGTGGACATGTCGGAGTTCGCCGTGAAAGGGATTCACAACCTGAGCTACGGCCAGAAGAAGCGGGTCTGCATCGCGGGACTTCTCGCCATGGGGCACGAGATCCTGCTTTTGGACGAGCCGACCGCCGGGCTGGACCCGATGGGCGAGTACCGGATGATGGAGCTCTTGACCCGCCTGAACCGGGACCAGGGGGTGACCATCGTCATGGCGACCCACAGCGTCGACCTGGTCCCCATATTCCTGCACCAGCTCCATATCCTGAGCAAAGGCAAGCTGGTCCGCGGCGGCGCCCCCGAAGACGTCTTCACCGCCCCTGAGGAGTTGGCCAACGTCAAGCTGCGCCTCCCCCACATCGCCGAGCTGATCTACCAGCTAAAGCACGAGGAAGGGCTCCCCTTCACCCGTCTCCCCTTGACCATCGGCGAAGCCCGCCGCGAGATGGTAGAGGCGATGTCCCGAAAAAGATGA
- the cbiQ gene encoding cobalt ECF transporter T component CbiQ, with amino-acid sequence MHHHFNAYRHHEAHPLASVDARVKLVSALALLVMVLSSQGIAFPLAVAALGLGLCLHLGTPVRILLLRFSEPLFIAVMVLALKTFFSGTILMFSIGVAGWELVGHRDGLAAGLLIAGRILGGVSLLAVVGFSTPFTELMAALSWLRVPQVLVDVALFAWRYLFLLLEDAQVVYNAQKNRLGYVGCRRALSSLGTLAGVLVIKAFDNSQSITTAMVQRGYDGAMPASVHRPLRAVEVGSAFLLVSAIAVLRLMS; translated from the coding sequence ATGCACCATCACTTCAACGCATACCGCCACCACGAGGCTCATCCTCTCGCTTCAGTAGATGCGAGGGTGAAGCTGGTGAGCGCCCTGGCCCTCTTGGTCATGGTGCTGAGCTCTCAGGGGATCGCCTTTCCCCTGGCGGTGGCGGCGCTGGGGCTCGGCCTCTGCCTGCACCTGGGGACGCCGGTGCGTATCCTTTTGCTGCGCTTTTCCGAGCCGCTTTTCATCGCGGTCATGGTGCTGGCGCTGAAGACCTTCTTTTCCGGCACCATCCTCATGTTCAGCATCGGTGTGGCAGGGTGGGAGCTGGTCGGGCACCGCGACGGGCTGGCGGCGGGGCTTCTCATTGCCGGGCGTATCCTGGGGGGGGTGTCCCTGCTCGCCGTGGTCGGCTTTTCCACCCCCTTCACCGAGCTGATGGCTGCGCTCTCGTGGCTGCGGGTGCCGCAGGTGTTGGTGGACGTCGCGCTCTTTGCCTGGCGCTACCTGTTCCTGCTCCTCGAGGATGCCCAAGTCGTGTACAACGCCCAGAAGAACCGTCTCGGCTACGTCGGCTGCCGCCGCGCCCTCTCCTCGCTGGGGACCTTGGCAGGCGTGTTGGTCATCAAGGCCTTCGACAACAGCCAGAGCATCACCACCGCCATGGTGCAGCGCGGCTATGACGGCGCCATGCCCGCGTCAGTGCATCGGCCGCTGCGGGCGGTCGAGGTCGGCTCTGCGTTTCTCTTGGTGAGTGCTATCGCAGTGTTGAGGTTGATGTCATAA
- a CDS encoding energy-coupling factor ABC transporter permease, producing the protein MVGTFFPLLPATPAHAMHISEGILPFPWALAWFVVLVPFLALGIRQLNALAREDLSMKPLVGLLTAVVFIISCMPIPVPTAGTCSHPCGTGVSAILVGPLVSVIIAAVSLLIQALFLAHGGLSTLGANTLSMGVVGSFAGWFAFRALRKVGGSLALAGFIAGLVADWATYATTSLLLALGIRGESPLWPLVVKIVIAFLPTQLPLGILEGVITAGMVTLLYRKRPDLLVKMRVITEKEVAGNA; encoded by the coding sequence ATGGTAGGAACGTTTTTTCCGTTGTTGCCGGCCACCCCCGCCCACGCCATGCACATCTCCGAAGGGATCCTCCCCTTCCCCTGGGCGCTGGCCTGGTTCGTGGTGCTGGTGCCGTTTCTGGCCCTCGGCATCAGGCAGTTGAACGCCCTGGCGCGCGAGGACCTCTCCATGAAGCCGCTGGTGGGGCTGCTCACCGCCGTGGTCTTCATCATCTCCTGCATGCCGATCCCGGTGCCTACCGCCGGGACCTGCTCGCACCCCTGCGGCACCGGCGTGTCGGCCATACTGGTAGGCCCGCTGGTAAGCGTGATCATCGCGGCGGTATCGCTGCTGATCCAGGCGCTGTTCCTGGCCCACGGCGGGCTCTCGACGCTCGGCGCCAACACTCTCTCCATGGGCGTGGTCGGTTCCTTCGCCGGCTGGTTCGCCTTCCGGGCCCTGCGCAAGGTCGGTGGGAGCTTAGCTCTGGCTGGATTTATCGCCGGGCTTGTGGCAGACTGGGCCACCTACGCCACCACCTCGCTCCTCCTCGCCCTCGGCATCCGGGGGGAGTCGCCGCTGTGGCCGCTGGTCGTGAAAATAGTCATCGCGTTCCTCCCCACGCAGTTGCCCCTGGGCATCCTGGAAGGGGTGATCACCGCGGGCATGGTCACGCTTTTGTACCGCAAGCGCCCGGACCTGCTGGTGAAGATGAGGGTTATCACGGAAAAGGAGGTTGCCGGCAATGCCTGA
- the thiC gene encoding phosphomethylpyrimidine synthase ThiC, which produces MKTQIESARAGIITPQMAQVALDEQVTPEYVRDKVAAGQIVIPWNHVRKPKVAGIGTGLRTKVNASIGTSSDIIDYEAEVRKAKVAQEAGADTLMELSVGGDLDRVRREVIAAVDLPVGNVPLYQAFCEAARKYGDPNKLDEEMLFDIIERQCADGMAFMAVHCGINLYTLERLRKQGYRYGGLVSKGGVSMAAWMIANNRENPLYEKFDRVVEILKRYDTVLSLGNGLRAGAIHDSSDRAQIQELLINCELAELGRDMGCQMLVEGPGHVPLDEVEGNIKLQKRMSGGAPYYMLGPISTDVAPGFDHITAAIGAAQSSRYGADLICYITPAEHLALPNEEDVKMGVKAAKIAAYIGDMNKYPERGRERDKEMSKARRDLDWQRQFELALFPEDAAAIRKSRVPEDEQTCTMCGDFCASRGAGKIFAADLRGDKI; this is translated from the coding sequence ATGAAGACACAGATCGAATCGGCGCGTGCGGGGATCATCACCCCGCAGATGGCACAGGTGGCATTGGACGAACAGGTAACGCCGGAGTACGTCCGGGACAAGGTGGCAGCGGGGCAGATCGTCATCCCCTGGAACCACGTCAGGAAACCGAAGGTGGCCGGCATCGGCACCGGGCTACGCACCAAGGTGAATGCATCCATCGGCACCTCGTCCGACATCATCGATTACGAGGCCGAGGTGCGCAAGGCAAAGGTGGCGCAGGAGGCTGGCGCTGACACCCTGATGGAGCTCTCCGTCGGCGGCGACCTGGACCGGGTGCGGCGCGAGGTGATCGCCGCGGTCGACCTGCCGGTGGGGAACGTGCCGCTGTACCAGGCTTTCTGCGAGGCGGCACGCAAGTACGGTGACCCCAACAAGCTGGACGAGGAGATGCTCTTCGACATCATCGAGCGCCAGTGCGCCGACGGCATGGCCTTCATGGCGGTCCATTGCGGCATCAACCTTTACACGCTCGAGCGCCTGCGGAAGCAGGGGTACCGCTACGGCGGCCTCGTTTCCAAGGGGGGCGTCAGCATGGCTGCCTGGATGATCGCCAACAACCGCGAAAACCCGCTCTACGAGAAGTTCGACCGCGTGGTGGAGATCCTGAAGCGCTACGACACCGTCCTCTCGCTCGGTAACGGCCTCAGGGCCGGCGCGATCCACGACTCCAGCGACCGCGCCCAGATCCAGGAACTGCTGATCAACTGCGAGCTGGCTGAATTGGGTCGCGACATGGGATGCCAGATGCTGGTGGAAGGTCCGGGTCACGTCCCGCTGGACGAGGTGGAGGGGAACATCAAGCTGCAAAAACGGATGAGCGGCGGCGCCCCTTACTATATGCTCGGCCCCATCTCCACCGACGTGGCGCCCGGCTTCGACCACATCACCGCCGCCATCGGCGCCGCACAGTCCTCGCGCTACGGTGCCGACCTGATCTGCTACATCACCCCGGCCGAGCACCTGGCGCTTCCCAACGAGGAGGACGTCAAGATGGGGGTGAAGGCTGCCAAGATCGCCGCCTACATCGGCGACATGAACAAGTACCCCGAGCGGGGCAGGGAGCGCGACAAGGAGATGAGCAAGGCGCGCCGGGATCTCGACTGGCAGCGCCAGTTCGAACTCGCCCTCTTCCCCGAGGACGCCGCCGCCATCAGGAAAAGCCGCGTTCCCGAGGACGAGCAGACCTGCACCATGTGCGGCGACTTCTGTGCCTCCCGCGGCGCCGGCAAGATCTTCGCCGCCGACCTGCGCGGGGACAAGATTTGA
- a CDS encoding cobyrinate a,c-diamide synthase, which yields MKRIVIAAPHSGSGKTTVTLGIMAALRRRDLKVAPFKVGPDFIDPGYHTLVTGVPSVNLDGWMCAPSFLRDTFALHAASADVAVIEGVMGLFDGIDGVSDAGSTAQVAKELAAPVILVVDARSQARSAAALVGGFAGFDPAVRVAAVIFNNVASANHERILREALEAHLPEVPVLGCLPRDASLAIPSRHLGLTTAEDNPLSAEFLDHLVEVVERHLDLELLLGMGQQDLPALPHGAQATAEPDNRPQPVRIAVARDAAFCFAYPDNLRLLEENGAEVCCFSPLEEEALPEGIGGIYLPGGYPELFAEKLAANEPMKRAIRQSIEAGMPVYAECGGFIYLTEGLAGGEGTFQLVGIFPVRTRMLPRRKALGYREIELVEDAVIGTRGTVARGHEFHYSEMEEMPEGFERLYRVSRKGVDLGGEGYRYRNCLASYIHLHFGSSPGIARDFVGHCRAYRTRSLT from the coding sequence ATGAAGCGCATCGTCATCGCAGCGCCGCATAGCGGCTCCGGGAAAACCACCGTGACCCTCGGGATCATGGCGGCGCTCCGGCGCCGCGACCTCAAGGTGGCACCTTTCAAGGTGGGACCGGATTTCATCGATCCCGGTTATCACACCCTGGTGACCGGCGTACCCTCCGTGAACTTGGACGGCTGGATGTGCGCTCCCAGTTTCCTCCGGGACACCTTCGCGTTGCATGCGGCATCGGCCGACGTCGCCGTGATCGAGGGGGTGATGGGGCTGTTCGACGGCATCGACGGCGTCTCCGATGCCGGGAGTACGGCACAGGTCGCCAAGGAGTTGGCGGCGCCGGTCATCCTGGTGGTCGATGCCCGCAGTCAGGCCCGCAGCGCGGCCGCCCTGGTGGGCGGATTTGCCGGCTTCGATCCCGCCGTGCGCGTGGCGGCGGTCATCTTCAACAACGTTGCCAGCGCGAACCACGAGCGTATTCTGCGCGAGGCGCTGGAGGCGCATCTGCCCGAGGTGCCGGTGCTGGGGTGCCTCCCCAGGGACGCGTCGCTCGCTATCCCGTCGCGCCACCTGGGGCTGACCACGGCCGAGGACAACCCGCTCTCCGCGGAGTTCCTGGACCACCTGGTGGAGGTGGTCGAGCGGCACCTCGACCTGGAGCTTCTCCTGGGAATGGGGCAGCAGGACCTTCCGGCGCTGCCCCACGGAGCGCAGGCAACAGCCGAGCCGGACAACCGTCCCCAACCGGTGCGCATCGCCGTCGCCCGCGATGCCGCCTTTTGCTTCGCCTATCCGGACAACCTGCGGCTGCTTGAAGAAAACGGCGCCGAGGTCTGCTGCTTCTCTCCTCTGGAAGAAGAGGCGTTGCCGGAGGGTATCGGCGGCATCTATCTTCCGGGCGGCTACCCGGAACTCTTCGCCGAGAAGCTGGCGGCCAACGAGCCGATGAAGCGGGCGATCCGCCAGAGCATCGAGGCGGGCATGCCGGTCTATGCAGAGTGCGGCGGCTTCATCTACCTGACTGAAGGGTTAGCCGGGGGCGAGGGGACCTTTCAGTTGGTCGGCATCTTCCCGGTGCGGACCCGGATGCTGCCGCGCCGCAAGGCGCTCGGTTACCGGGAAATAGAACTTGTCGAAGACGCTGTGATCGGCACCCGGGGCACCGTCGCCCGGGGGCATGAATTTCACTATTCCGAGATGGAGGAGATGCCGGAGGGGTTCGAGCGGCTCTACCGGGTCAGCAGGAAAGGTGTCGACCTGGGGGGGGAAGGGTACCGCTACCGAAACTGCCTGGCCTCCTACATACATTTACACTTCGGCAGCTCGCCGGGTATCGCACGTGACTTCGTGGGACACTGCAGGGCATACCGGACAAGGAGTCTCACATGA